GTGCGGGTCAGCCCGGGGTCGGCGGCCCAGCGGTCGCGCTCGGCCGGGTGCTCGGACAGCGCCAGCACGCCCTGGGAGATGGCGTTGCGGGTGGTCTCGTTGCCGGCGACCAGCAGCAGGATGAAGAAGGAGGCGATCTCCTGGTTGGTCAGCCGCTCGCCGTCGACCTCGGTGGTGACCAGCGCGGTGGTCAGGTCGTCGGCCGGGTGCGCGTGCCGCTCGGCGGCCAACCGGGCCATCAGCCCGGCCAGCAGCTCGCCGGCCTTGAGGAACGCGGTGACCATGTACTCCTCGTCCTCGACGAGCTCCGGGTCACCGCCGGACAGGATGACGTTGGACTGCTGCAGCACCATCGCCCGGTCGTCCTCGGGGATGCCCATCATGTCGCAGATGACCCGCAGCGGGATCGGCGCGGCGAGGTCGGCGACCACGTCGATCGTGCCGTCGCCGTCCTCGGCGGTGCGCCGGGCGCGGGCCACCACGTCGTCGGCGACCGCCTGCACGTTGCCCACCAGCTTCTCCAGCACCCGCGGGGTGAAGGCCTTGGCCACGATCCGCCGGATCTTGCCGTGCCGGGGGTCGTCCATGCTGATCAGCGAGCCGTAGAACTCGTTGAGGTCGGGCGGCATGTCGGCGATGGAGACCGCCCCGGAACCGGAGGCGAACAGCGCCGGCTGGCAGCTGATCGCCTCGACGTCGGCGTACCGGGTGACGGCGTGGTACCCGGGGCCGACCGGGATGTAGGGCACCACCGGCTCGGCGAAGAAGGCGAACGGGCTCTCCCGGCGCAGCACGTCGAAGACCGCGTGCCGCTGCTCCGGCGGCGCGCCCCAGAACTGCCGGTCGGAGAGGTCGATGGCGTCCAGCGTCGGCGTTGGCACGGGGGCCTCCAGGAGCTGACGGACGGTGTCGGCGGGCTCACGCTAGCCGAGTCGGAACCGCCGTCACAGCCCCCGCCGGGCCGGCCGGTCAGCGCTCCGGACGGGCGTCCCCGAGCTGCTCGACGAACCACTCGCGCGCCCGGGCGTTGCCCTCGGCACCGCGGCGGCGGGCCTCGGCCAGCTCCCCGGTCAGCGTGCCCGACAGGGCGTGCTCGAGCGCCGCGTCCAGCGTGGTCGGGTCGATCTCGCCGGCCCGCAGCACCACCGGCCAGCCCAGCGCCGCGGCCTGCGCGCTGACCTTCGCTCCCCCGGCGATGGCGTCGCAGGCGATGACCGGCACGTCGTGCGCCAGCCCGAGCACGAGCGCGTGCAGCCGCATGCTCACCACCACGTCCGCCCGCCGGATGAGCGCCTCGACCTGCGAGGGGAAGCGCTCGTAGGGCTTGTCGAACAGGTCCATGTCCAGCTCGAACCACGGCATCCCGCGGGTCTTGAGCCAGCCCTCGATGGTGGCCCGCACCTGGTCGGCCTGACTGCGCGGGCCGTACTCCTCCTGCGCCGGGGCGAACGCGACGGCCACCACCGGGACGTCGGGCGTCGTCGTGCCGATGGCCAGGTCGGGCCGGGACAGCCCCGGGGCGTCGCGCTCCCAGACCTGGTGGAACAGCGGGCGGGCGTCGTCCGGGACGATCGAGACGTTCACCGCCCAGCGCTGCGCGTGCGCGAACGCCGCGGTCAGCTCGCGCAGCAGCGGCATGTCCATCAGCGGGCCGCTGACGAACACCAGGTGGGTGTACCCGCTCGCGTCCACGTCCCGCCAGTGCGGCCCGCGGCCCAGGTAGGGCGCCCAGGCGACGTCGTGGTCGATGCCGAGCTCGGTGAGCCAGCCGACGACGACGTCGGCCCCCAGCTCGTCGCCGACGGTGGCGATCACCTCGTCGAAGCTGAACCAACCGGTGACCAGGACGCGCATGAGCCCAGCTTCCCAGGCGGGAACGCCGGGGCTCGCCGAGGGGTTGTCGAGGCGACCGCAGGAACCCAGGAGGACGACGTGAGCACCACCGCACCCGACCCCACCGAGCTGGCCGCCGAGCGGGCCCGGCTCCGCGAGCGGCACCTCTGCCCGGCCGGGGAGC
The Modestobacter versicolor genome window above contains:
- a CDS encoding cytochrome P450 — encoded protein: MPTPTLDAIDLSDRQFWGAPPEQRHAVFDVLRRESPFAFFAEPVVPYIPVGPGYHAVTRYADVEAISCQPALFASGSGAVSIADMPPDLNEFYGSLISMDDPRHGKIRRIVAKAFTPRVLEKLVGNVQAVADDVVARARRTAEDGDGTIDVVADLAAPIPLRVICDMMGIPEDDRAMVLQQSNVILSGGDPELVEDEEYMVTAFLKAGELLAGLMARLAAERHAHPADDLTTALVTTEVDGERLTNQEIASFFILLLVAGNETTRNAISQGVLALSEHPAERDRWAADPGLTRTAVEEVVRWTSPITWMRRTATRDVELSGRSFPAGSKFLLFYAAANRDPDVFADPHRFDLSRDPNPHVGFGSRGPHFCLGAHLARREIGVAFRAFADALPDLEVIGPPARLQSSFVNGLKRLPARLADAR
- a CDS encoding polysaccharide pyruvyl transferase family protein; its protein translation is MRVLVTGWFSFDEVIATVGDELGADVVVGWLTELGIDHDVAWAPYLGRGPHWRDVDASGYTHLVFVSGPLMDMPLLRELTAAFAHAQRWAVNVSIVPDDARPLFHQVWERDAPGLSRPDLAIGTTTPDVPVVAVAFAPAQEEYGPRSQADQVRATIEGWLKTRGMPWFELDMDLFDKPYERFPSQVEALIRRADVVVSMRLHALVLGLAHDVPVIACDAIAGGAKVSAQAAALGWPVVLRAGEIDPTTLDAALEHALSGTLTGELAEARRRGAEGNARAREWFVEQLGDARPER